From Caldanaerobius fijiensis DSM 17918, a single genomic window includes:
- the pyrF gene encoding orotidine-5'-phosphate decarboxylase, whose protein sequence is MLIDKFISEIESKRNCAVVGLDTQYEYVPDKMKKSDPIESIWEFNKRIIDAIYEIVAVVKIQIAMYEQYGVAGLDLFYRTSHYAKEKGMYVIADVKRGDISSTAVAYSKAFLTRPDIDFVTVNPYMGYDSIKPFIDDCVKYDKGIFILTKTSNPSSGDIQDLIADGRPIYEHVAIKVDQWGKDYVGERGYSFVGAVIGATYPEQAKKLRALMPNAYILVPGYGVQGATAQDAAAAFNRDGLGAIVNSSRGILLSYKKHPEIGLEDAIIQEVIRMRDDLNSAIRGDKK, encoded by the coding sequence GTGTTGATAGATAAATTTATCAGCGAGATAGAATCCAAGCGAAATTGTGCAGTGGTAGGCCTTGATACGCAATATGAATATGTGCCTGATAAGATGAAAAAAAGCGATCCTATAGAATCTATATGGGAATTCAATAAGAGGATAATTGATGCTATTTATGAAATTGTGGCAGTAGTTAAGATTCAGATAGCGATGTATGAGCAATATGGTGTGGCTGGTTTGGATCTGTTTTACAGGACATCGCATTATGCTAAGGAAAAAGGTATGTACGTCATAGCGGATGTAAAAAGAGGGGATATATCTTCAACTGCGGTCGCTTATTCTAAAGCATTTTTAACAAGACCGGATATTGATTTTGTGACGGTAAATCCTTACATGGGATATGATTCTATCAAACCGTTCATAGATGATTGTGTCAAATACGATAAGGGAATTTTTATTCTAACAAAAACGTCCAATCCCTCCTCTGGTGATATTCAGGATCTGATTGCAGATGGGCGTCCAATATATGAGCACGTTGCTATAAAGGTCGATCAGTGGGGTAAAGATTATGTAGGAGAAAGAGGCTATTCTTTTGTGGGAGCGGTAATAGGTGCTACTTATCCTGAACAGGCCAAAAAGCTCAGGGCTTTGATGCCCAATGCATATATACTGGTGCCTGGATACGGGGTGCAGGGTGCGACAGCTCAGGATGCTGCAGCTGCTTTTAATAGAGATGGCCTAGGTGCCATTGTAAATTCATCCAGGGGGATTCTCCTGTCATATAAAAAACACCCCGAAATAGGCTTAGAAGATGCGATAATACAGGAGGTTATAAGGATGAGGGATGATCTCAACAGCGCAATCAGGGGTGATAAAAAATGA
- the carA gene encoding glutamine-hydrolyzing carbamoyl-phosphate synthase small subunit encodes MRAYLLLENGVYFEGESIGLPGETVGEVVFNTGMTGYQEVLTDPSYYGQIVTMTYPLIGNYGINEEDFQSYKPHVRGFVVREACEKPSNFRYKYTLDEYLKANNIVGIQGVDTRALTKIIREKGTMMGMITLNISDIEEKLKAIRGHIERDHVERVTTREVYHIHGSGYRVAVIDYGIKTNIIENLKIRGLDITVFPARCAAEDILDIKPDGILLSNGPGDPKDAMYAVEQVDKLIGKVPVFGICLGHQILSLALGADTSKLKYGHRGCNHPVKDLKSDRTYITSQNHGYTVIPESLPDDVEITHININDNTVEGIRHKKLPVYSVQFHPEASPGPYDTLYLFDVFVDMMKRRVADV; translated from the coding sequence ATGAGAGCATATCTTTTATTAGAAAACGGCGTGTACTTTGAAGGGGAATCCATTGGTTTACCTGGAGAAACTGTAGGTGAAGTGGTATTCAACACAGGGATGACCGGTTATCAGGAAGTGCTTACAGATCCTTCTTATTATGGCCAGATCGTGACTATGACATATCCGTTGATAGGTAATTACGGTATAAACGAAGAGGATTTTCAATCCTATAAGCCCCATGTGAGAGGTTTTGTGGTCAGAGAAGCTTGTGAAAAGCCCAGTAATTTCAGGTATAAGTATACCCTTGACGAATATCTTAAAGCTAATAATATTGTTGGTATTCAAGGGGTTGATACCAGGGCTCTTACCAAGATAATAAGAGAAAAAGGCACTATGATGGGCATGATCACATTGAATATTTCGGATATAGAAGAAAAGCTCAAGGCCATCAGGGGTCATATAGAAAGGGATCACGTAGAGCGAGTAACAACCAGAGAAGTCTATCATATCCATGGAAGTGGTTATAGGGTAGCGGTAATAGATTATGGGATAAAGACAAATATTATTGAGAATTTGAAAATACGTGGTTTAGATATCACAGTATTTCCTGCACGCTGTGCCGCTGAAGATATACTGGATATAAAACCAGATGGTATACTTTTGTCCAACGGACCTGGAGACCCTAAAGATGCGATGTATGCCGTAGAACAGGTAGATAAGCTCATAGGGAAAGTACCTGTTTTTGGCATATGCCTCGGCCATCAGATATTATCGCTGGCTTTAGGAGCAGATACCAGTAAGTTAAAGTATGGACACAGGGGTTGTAATCATCCTGTTAAGGATCTGAAAAGTGATAGAACTTATATCACATCACAGAACCATGGGTATACAGTCATACCCGAAAGCTTACCTGATGATGTGGAAATAACCCATATAAACATCAACGATAATACCGTAGAGGGAATAAGGCATAAAAAATTGCCAGTGTATAGTGTGCAATTTCACCCTGAAGCATCCCCAGGACCTTATGACACATTATACCTATTTGACGTCTTCGTCGACATGATGAAAAGGAGGGTGGCAGATGTATAA
- the carB gene encoding carbamoyl-phosphate synthase large subunit, with the protein MYKKVMVIGSGPIVIGQAAEFDYSGTQACRSLKEEGVEVVLVNSNPATIMTDTEIADKIYIEPLKVEVIKNIIAKERPDGLLPTLGGQTGLNLAVELAESGVLDEYGVELMGTKLESIKKAEDRDEFRKTMLEIGEPILPSHVANSVDEAVKIAGEIGYPVIVRPAYTLGGTGGGIAQDEAQLKEIAASGLQYSRTHQVLIEKSVYGWKEIEYEVMRDSKGNCITVCNMENIDPVGIHTGDSIVVAPSQTLSDKEYQMLRRASLKIIDALKIEGGCNVQFALNPKSFEYYVIEVNPRVSRSSALASKATGYPIAKVAAKIALGYSLDQIKNAVTGKTYACFEPSIDYVVIKIPRWPFDKFYTADRKLGTQMKATGEVMAIGTSFESALLKGIRSLEIGVDHLWHKGISRLSNEEVIEKMKMEDDERIFAVAEAMRRGMPLDEIHRITHIDMFFLDKIFNIIMMERELCSSEINSDLLLKAKKKGFSDKAIARLIGKTEDYVRNMRIEYGITPSYKMVDTCAAEFEAVSPYYYSTYDGSDEVAYSNKPKVIAIGSGPIRIGQGIEFDYCLVHSIWALKKMGYEAVVINNNPETVSTDFDTSDRLYFEPLTLEDVLAVIQKEKPEGVLVQFGGQTAIKLTNALSRLGVKILGTSPQSIDEAEDRDKFDELLERLDMKRPKGKGVVGLEQALKTAGELGYPVLVRPSYVLGGQGMQVVYSDDDLRKYVNAALDMSDEFPILIDKYLMGKEVEVDAISDGQDILIPGIMEHLERAGVHSGDSISIYPTITVSRDMVDKIVDYTQRLSKALNVKGLINVQFVIYDDELYVIEVNPRSSRTVPYISKVTGVPMIELATKAAMGARIADMGYGTGLYKKADKYAVKVPVFSFQKLPMVEVALGPEMKSTGEVLGVSPDFTEALYKGMIAAGINIPQKGNVLITVADVDKKEILPLAKEFIELGFNILATQGTAEFLRSNGIEAQMVSKLEDGHPNIIDLMDQGIIQIVINTPTRGKEPMRDGYNIRSRAVRLSIPCITSIDTAYGLLRCIKSQKNLGELPVYALKDEDVRN; encoded by the coding sequence ATGTATAAAAAGGTAATGGTAATCGGATCAGGACCAATAGTCATAGGACAGGCAGCTGAGTTTGATTATTCGGGAACACAGGCTTGTCGATCCCTTAAAGAAGAGGGGGTCGAAGTTGTATTGGTAAACAGCAATCCCGCTACTATAATGACAGATACAGAAATAGCTGATAAGATATACATTGAGCCGTTAAAAGTGGAGGTTATAAAAAATATCATCGCAAAGGAGCGCCCTGATGGCCTGTTGCCTACATTGGGCGGTCAAACGGGATTAAATCTGGCTGTAGAGCTGGCAGAATCCGGTGTGCTCGATGAATACGGTGTGGAACTCATGGGTACAAAATTGGAGTCTATAAAGAAAGCAGAAGACAGGGATGAGTTTCGCAAGACCATGCTGGAAATAGGTGAACCTATACTACCGAGCCATGTGGCCAATAGCGTTGATGAAGCTGTAAAAATAGCTGGTGAGATAGGCTATCCGGTTATAGTAAGGCCTGCCTATACACTAGGGGGAACAGGTGGTGGCATAGCGCAGGATGAAGCACAGCTTAAAGAGATTGCAGCATCAGGTTTGCAGTACAGCAGAACACACCAGGTGCTAATAGAAAAGAGTGTGTACGGCTGGAAAGAGATTGAGTATGAGGTTATGAGGGATAGCAAGGGAAATTGCATAACGGTTTGTAATATGGAAAATATCGATCCTGTAGGGATTCACACCGGTGACAGCATAGTAGTAGCACCGTCTCAAACATTATCTGATAAAGAATACCAGATGTTAAGGCGTGCATCACTCAAGATAATCGACGCATTAAAGATAGAAGGAGGTTGTAATGTACAGTTTGCCCTCAACCCTAAAAGCTTTGAGTACTACGTCATAGAGGTAAATCCGCGGGTTAGCCGTTCCAGCGCCCTGGCTTCTAAAGCTACCGGTTATCCCATTGCCAAAGTTGCCGCGAAAATAGCGCTAGGTTATAGCCTTGATCAGATAAAAAATGCAGTAACAGGTAAGACCTATGCGTGTTTTGAACCATCTATAGATTATGTTGTGATAAAGATACCCAGGTGGCCGTTTGATAAATTCTATACTGCTGATAGAAAATTAGGTACTCAAATGAAAGCTACAGGAGAAGTAATGGCCATAGGTACATCTTTTGAATCGGCTCTTTTAAAAGGGATTAGATCTCTGGAAATAGGTGTAGATCACCTTTGGCATAAAGGCATATCTAGGCTTTCAAATGAAGAAGTTATCGAGAAAATGAAAATGGAAGACGATGAGAGAATTTTTGCTGTGGCAGAGGCTATGAGAAGGGGCATGCCTCTGGATGAGATACATCGTATCACCCATATAGATATGTTTTTCCTTGATAAAATATTTAATATAATAATGATGGAACGTGAATTGTGCTCATCAGAAATCAATAGCGATCTGCTTTTAAAGGCTAAAAAGAAGGGTTTCTCGGATAAGGCTATTGCGAGGTTAATAGGTAAAACAGAGGATTACGTAAGAAATATGCGAATTGAATATGGCATTACCCCGTCTTATAAAATGGTGGATACGTGCGCAGCGGAATTTGAGGCGGTATCACCCTACTATTATTCTACTTATGATGGTTCTGATGAGGTGGCGTATTCTAATAAGCCCAAGGTGATTGCCATAGGATCCGGCCCCATAAGGATAGGTCAGGGTATAGAGTTTGACTACTGCCTTGTACACTCAATATGGGCGTTAAAAAAGATGGGATATGAGGCTGTGGTTATAAACAACAATCCTGAAACGGTGAGTACAGACTTTGATACATCTGATAGGCTGTATTTTGAACCGTTGACTCTAGAAGATGTGCTAGCAGTGATACAGAAAGAAAAGCCTGAAGGAGTACTGGTACAGTTTGGAGGCCAGACGGCTATAAAGCTTACAAATGCCCTCAGTAGATTGGGAGTAAAAATATTGGGAACAAGTCCGCAGAGCATTGACGAGGCTGAAGACAGGGATAAATTTGATGAACTGCTGGAGAGGCTGGACATGAAGAGGCCTAAAGGCAAAGGCGTTGTGGGTCTGGAACAAGCATTGAAGACAGCTGGTGAATTGGGCTATCCGGTGTTGGTAAGACCTTCTTATGTCTTAGGAGGACAGGGCATGCAAGTGGTGTATTCGGATGATGATTTGAGAAAATACGTCAATGCTGCCCTGGATATGTCTGATGAATTTCCTATATTAATTGATAAATACCTTATGGGAAAAGAAGTTGAGGTTGATGCCATATCCGATGGCCAGGACATTTTGATACCAGGTATAATGGAGCATTTGGAGCGGGCAGGTGTTCATTCTGGCGATAGCATATCGATTTATCCTACGATAACCGTCAGTCGGGATATGGTGGACAAAATCGTCGATTATACCCAGAGGCTATCAAAAGCATTAAACGTGAAAGGGCTTATAAATGTTCAGTTTGTCATATACGATGACGAGCTATATGTTATAGAGGTAAATCCCAGGTCCAGCAGAACGGTACCGTATATAAGCAAAGTGACTGGTGTTCCTATGATAGAGCTTGCTACAAAAGCTGCTATGGGAGCAAGGATTGCCGATATGGGGTATGGGACCGGGTTGTACAAAAAGGCTGATAAATACGCGGTTAAAGTGCCTGTCTTTTCGTTTCAGAAGTTGCCGATGGTTGAAGTAGCTCTGGGTCCTGAGATGAAATCCACCGGCGAGGTCTTGGGCGTATCTCCTGACTTTACAGAGGCATTATATAAAGGTATGATTGCAGCGGGCATTAATATACCGCAAAAAGGCAATGTACTCATAACAGTGGCTGATGTGGATAAGAAGGAAATATTGCCATTGGCTAAGGAATTTATCGAATTGGGATTTAATATACTGGCAACCCAGGGTACAGCTGAATTTTTGCGCAGCAATGGTATTGAGGCTCAAATGGTGTCAAAACTGGAGGATGGGCACCCCAATATAATTGATTTGATGGATCAAGGTATAATACAAATTGTCATCAATACGCCTACGAGGGGCAAAGAACCTATGAGAGACGGTTACAATATTAGAAGTAGAGCAGTAAGGCTTTCGATACCGTGCATAACGTCTATTGACACAGCATATGGCCTATTAAGGTGTATAAAATCTCAAAAAAATTTGGGTGAACTACCCGTGTATGCATTAAAAGATGAGGATGTGAGAAATTGA
- a CDS encoding dihydroorotate dehydrogenase electron transfer subunit, translating into MKSSILFNRLLAPGIYQMAFSCADIARSASPGQFVHIKLNDSGHILRRPFSISNIIGDIVYIVYQVRGSGTLIISRLKSGDEIDVIGPLGRGFDISRTKNRALIVGGGLGIAPLLYLSRMLSNKSEVFLGYKDHLFLVEEFEHPIVSTETGISGYRGFVTDALKEYLESSPMADIIYACGPVGMLKAVKSISQHYGIPCQVSLEERMGCGIGACLVCSCKIKAEDGWHYMRVCADGPVFMADEVIFDD; encoded by the coding sequence TTGAAGAGCAGTATATTGTTTAACAGGTTGCTTGCTCCGGGTATATATCAGATGGCTTTTAGCTGTGCTGATATTGCCAGGTCTGCAAGCCCTGGTCAATTTGTTCATATAAAACTCAATGACAGTGGGCATATTTTAAGGAGGCCTTTTAGCATAAGTAATATCATTGGCGATATTGTATATATTGTATATCAGGTCAGGGGTTCAGGTACGCTAATTATTTCACGCCTTAAATCAGGTGATGAAATTGATGTGATAGGGCCATTAGGTAGGGGATTTGATATAAGCCGTACAAAAAACCGCGCATTAATCGTAGGAGGAGGACTTGGCATAGCACCGCTGCTTTATCTATCAAGAATGCTGAGTAATAAATCGGAAGTTTTTCTGGGATATAAAGATCATTTGTTTCTTGTGGAGGAGTTTGAGCATCCAATAGTATCCACCGAGACCGGCATATCAGGCTATAGGGGTTTTGTTACAGATGCTTTGAAAGAATATCTTGAAAGTAGTCCTATGGCAGATATCATATACGCTTGCGGACCTGTAGGAATGTTAAAAGCGGTTAAGTCCATATCGCAACATTACGGTATACCATGCCAGGTATCTCTAGAAGAGCGTATGGGATGTGGCATAGGAGCTTGCCTTGTGTGTTCGTGCAAGATAAAGGCAGAAGATGGTTGGCATTATATGAGGGTTTGCGCTGATGGGCCGGTGTTTATGGCAGATGAGGTGATTTTTGATGATTGA
- a CDS encoding dihydroorotate dehydrogenase, whose amino-acid sequence MDMEVEIAGIKMKNPVTTASGTFGHGVEYAKYVDLNRLGAITVKAITLEPREGNPPPRIAETPSGILNSVGLQNPGVDTFIREDLPELIKYQVPIIVNVAGNTIEEYCQVVEKLNDLPIAAFELNISCPNVKHGGMAFGSDPHMIEKVTKKVKNRSKKPLIVKLSPNVTSIVDSAIAACDGGADALSLINTLLGMAIDAESRKPILKNITGGLSGPAIKPIALRMVYEVHKAVNIPIIGMGGIMTGIDAIEFMLAGATAVAVGTANLVNPTAVIDVIDGIYDYMQRHDIKSIKDIVGALSA is encoded by the coding sequence ATTGACATGGAAGTAGAGATCGCAGGTATAAAGATGAAAAATCCTGTTACTACAGCATCGGGCACCTTTGGTCATGGTGTGGAGTATGCTAAATACGTTGATTTAAATAGATTGGGTGCTATTACCGTCAAAGCTATAACTTTGGAACCCAGGGAAGGTAATCCGCCCCCCAGGATTGCTGAGACACCTTCTGGAATATTAAACAGTGTAGGATTGCAAAATCCGGGAGTTGACACATTTATCAGGGAAGACTTGCCTGAACTTATAAAGTATCAGGTACCTATCATCGTGAATGTAGCAGGTAATACTATTGAAGAATATTGTCAGGTTGTAGAGAAATTAAACGATTTACCTATAGCTGCCTTTGAACTCAACATATCATGTCCTAATGTAAAGCATGGTGGTATGGCCTTTGGTTCTGACCCTCATATGATTGAAAAGGTCACGAAAAAGGTAAAAAACCGTAGCAAAAAGCCATTGATAGTAAAGCTTTCACCTAATGTAACCAGTATCGTAGATTCGGCAATAGCGGCATGTGATGGTGGAGCGGATGCCTTGTCCCTTATAAATACCCTTTTAGGTATGGCTATTGATGCAGAGAGCAGAAAGCCGATATTAAAAAATATAACTGGAGGTTTATCGGGACCCGCGATAAAGCCCATAGCGCTTAGAATGGTATACGAAGTTCATAAAGCTGTAAATATACCTATAATTGGTATGGGCGGTATAATGACAGGAATTGATGCAATAGAATTTATGCTGGCAGGTGCTACAGCTGTAGCAGTGGGTACCGCTAACCTTGTAAATCCCACTGCGGTTATTGACGTTATTGACGGTATATACGATTACATGCAAAGGCATGATATCAAAAGCATAAAAGATATCGTAGGAGCGTTAAGCGCATGA
- the pyrE gene encoding orotate phosphoribosyltransferase produces MKKEEVLEILRETEAMLEGHFLLTSGRHSDKYIQCAKVFQYPEYAEMFSKQLAEAFKGDDIDVVVGPAMGGIVFAYEVGRQLGVRAIFAERENGIMTLRRGFYIKEGENVLVVEDVTTTGGSVKEVIEVVRNCGGNVVGVGSLVDRSNGTVDFGVKFVPIVTLDVKSYEPQECPLCKQGINLVKPGSRNLA; encoded by the coding sequence ATGAAAAAAGAAGAGGTACTAGAGATATTAAGGGAGACGGAGGCAATGCTGGAAGGCCACTTTCTCCTTACATCAGGCAGGCACAGCGATAAATATATTCAGTGTGCTAAGGTGTTTCAATACCCTGAATACGCAGAGATGTTTTCAAAGCAGTTGGCGGAAGCGTTTAAAGGCGATGATATTGACGTGGTAGTAGGGCCGGCTATGGGTGGTATTGTATTTGCCTATGAGGTAGGCAGGCAATTAGGCGTGAGGGCTATTTTTGCTGAAAGAGAAAATGGCATTATGACCTTAAGGCGTGGCTTTTACATAAAAGAAGGGGAGAATGTCCTGGTGGTGGAAGATGTCACTACGACAGGGGGCTCGGTAAAAGAAGTAATAGAGGTAGTGAGAAATTGCGGTGGCAATGTGGTTGGTGTTGGTTCATTAGTAGACAGGAGCAATGGTACAGTGGACTTTGGCGTGAAATTTGTTCCTATAGTTACGCTTGATGTAAAATCGTATGAACCTCAAGAGTGTCCATTGTGTAAGCAGGGAATAAATCTTGTAAAGCCCGGTAGCAGAAACCTCGCATGA
- the pdxR gene encoding MocR-like pyridoxine biosynthesis transcription factor PdxR produces the protein MFKELYLDKNSPQPLYMQLADQIKRLIEENKIQRGFKLPPVRRLAELLDVNNTTVANAYRFLESHGYVRTKIGSGTYVADLAKKDDDIMDQIKLLDRGQLVMAPGTINFASATPSPELFPVEDFKTIINEVLDRDGGIAFSYQESKGFRPLRESISEFLLLYGIKAKPEDIQVISGGQQGIDILSKAMLNYGDYVFVESPTYNGAIAAFKSRGANIVGIPLRKNGIDLEILEANLKNKRPAFIYVMPGFQNPTGYCYSDENKLRLLDIANKYDIYILEDDYLNDLAYSGEDIKPIKSYDDNGRVIYLKSFSKIFMPGLRLAFLALPEKINSEVIAAKHITDISTVGLTQRAFDLFLRKGLWKKNLEYIKKIYSNQMSYVCKKLESIKGIQFEKPSGGLYIWIGLPEGYSSVKLYAMCLKRGVLIAPGNIFYPNYEEDNHFRLSFAALSYQEIDRGIDILSDAIGELMENRTEEKIMPLI, from the coding sequence GTGTTTAAAGAATTATATTTAGATAAAAACAGCCCACAACCTCTTTATATGCAGCTTGCTGATCAGATAAAAAGGCTTATAGAAGAAAATAAGATACAAAGAGGTTTTAAACTTCCTCCCGTGCGGAGATTGGCAGAGTTACTGGATGTAAATAATACCACGGTAGCTAATGCCTATAGATTTTTAGAATCTCATGGATATGTGCGCACAAAAATCGGAAGCGGAACGTATGTGGCGGATTTAGCTAAAAAAGATGATGATATTATGGACCAAATAAAACTCCTGGATCGTGGGCAGCTGGTTATGGCACCAGGTACGATAAACTTTGCCAGTGCTACGCCATCGCCAGAGCTGTTTCCTGTGGAAGACTTTAAAACTATAATAAATGAAGTGCTGGATAGGGATGGAGGTATAGCTTTTAGTTATCAGGAGAGCAAAGGTTTTAGGCCTTTAAGGGAGTCCATATCTGAATTTTTGCTGTTATACGGTATTAAGGCAAAACCAGAAGATATACAGGTTATATCAGGTGGGCAACAGGGAATTGATATTCTTTCAAAGGCAATGCTCAACTATGGAGATTATGTTTTTGTTGAAAGTCCAACCTATAATGGAGCTATAGCTGCTTTTAAGTCCAGGGGAGCGAACATTGTAGGTATTCCTTTGCGTAAAAACGGTATAGATCTTGAGATATTGGAGGCAAACTTGAAGAATAAAAGACCTGCATTTATATACGTTATGCCTGGTTTTCAAAATCCTACAGGTTATTGTTATTCTGACGAAAATAAGTTAAGACTTCTGGATATAGCAAATAAGTACGATATCTATATATTGGAAGATGATTACTTAAATGACTTAGCTTATTCTGGCGAGGATATAAAACCCATAAAATCATATGATGATAATGGACGTGTTATCTATCTGAAGAGTTTTTCAAAGATATTTATGCCAGGCTTAAGATTGGCTTTTTTAGCGTTGCCTGAAAAAATAAACAGTGAAGTTATAGCAGCCAAACATATTACAGATATATCTACAGTTGGGCTGACACAAAGGGCTTTTGACTTATTTTTGCGTAAGGGATTGTGGAAGAAAAACCTGGAATATATAAAGAAAATTTATAGCAATCAGATGTCATATGTATGTAAAAAATTAGAATCTATAAAAGGAATACAGTTTGAAAAACCATCCGGAGGATTGTATATATGGATAGGTTTACCTGAGGGGTATTCATCGGTTAAACTTTATGCGATGTGCCTTAAAAGAGGTGTCCTCATAGCCCCTGGCAATATTTTTTATCCTAACTATGAAGAAGATAACCATTTTAGGTTAAGTTTTGCGGCTCTCTCTTACCAGGAGATAGACAGGGGTATAGACATATTAAGTGATGCTATTGGCGAGTTGATGGAAAACAGGACTGAAGAGAAAATAATGCCCCTTATATGA
- a CDS encoding spore coat protein, whose protein sequence is MLSDKDIITDCVASQKWIESSYNYAASECADVNLKQDIMSILNDEHENQMIFWNTMNRKGWYKPYMVNPNDLRTAQAQFANVQSQIMGAGYQQPPQYAQPTGYTTVAQYGGQQSGTYGMPMTGSMPGASVEQVMRSNIQQTVNRLANISADTGAQGGPMAGYWTEMEGEYATGYKAGTTASQSNATYQGRSPMESSYQRAIQSGQALGAGQPGYMTSGKGSSYAQFSGNQPQQASAYQAQGGTAGQTGATGFTTNIERQMQNNIQNIVRNSI, encoded by the coding sequence ATGTTATCTGATAAAGATATTATAACTGATTGTGTTGCATCACAAAAATGGATTGAGAGTTCCTATAATTATGCAGCATCTGAATGCGCTGATGTCAATTTGAAACAGGATATTATGAGCATTTTAAATGACGAACACGAAAATCAAATGATTTTCTGGAACACTATGAATAGAAAAGGTTGGTACAAACCTTATATGGTAAACCCCAATGATTTGCGAACGGCTCAGGCTCAATTTGCCAATGTTCAAAGTCAGATAATGGGAGCAGGCTATCAACAACCGCCCCAATATGCGCAACCTACTGGTTATACTACGGTAGCACAGTATGGAGGGCAGCAGAGCGGTACATATGGTATGCCTATGACAGGTTCTATGCCTGGAGCTTCTGTAGAGCAGGTAATGAGGTCCAATATTCAGCAAACAGTCAATCGTTTGGCAAATATAAGTGCAGATACAGGAGCACAGGGTGGCCCCATGGCTGGATACTGGACTGAAATGGAAGGAGAGTACGCAACAGGCTATAAGGCCGGCACCACAGCCAGTCAATCCAATGCCACATACCAGGGAAGATCACCAATGGAAAGCAGTTATCAGAGGGCAATTCAAAGCGGACAGGCTCTGGGGGCTGGACAGCCTGGTTATATGACGTCAGGAAAAGGTAGTAGCTATGCTCAGTTTTCAGGGAATCAACCTCAACAAGCCAGTGCTTATCAAGCGCAGGGTGGCACGGCAGGGCAGACAGGGGCAACAGGTTTTACCACAAATATAGAGAGGCAGATGCAAAACAACATTCAGAACATCGTAAGAAATTCAATATAA